A stretch of the Rosa rugosa chromosome 5, drRosRugo1.1, whole genome shotgun sequence genome encodes the following:
- the LOC133710521 gene encoding receptor kinase-like protein Xa21 codes for MRTMFMEKLQTFLFGVALLHYSCFLKLAISSPSNFTDQSALLAIQSQITFDPTNTVLGGGSWITKTSFCNWFGVSCSKRRQRVTALDLSYMNLQGTISPHVGNLSFLISLDLRNNSFLGFIPHEISRLHRLRILVLQGNKLEGNIPPTLQLCHKLESISLSINRLSGLIPKELGFLPRVRKLYLGANNLTGEIPSSLGNISTLQELSLDENGLTGSFPSALLNVSTLALISLSGNYMSGSLPVDLCRNWPNTYYISLSGNKFGGQLTFGISQCRELEILSLSYNNFVGSIPGEIGSLQHLKTLFLGVNNLTGAIPPTIGNLSNLQFFTVPDNNLEGSIPSDLGHLSKLNYLSFARNSLTGEIPESIFNISSLNTLQVQTNALSGEFPSRAMISNLNTLYCYTNHITGNLPSYFSNLSQLVELDVSNNSLYGPIPMNLGRSKYLEFLNLGGNQLSGEPGVLELRFLSSIFNSSSLKHLFLSKNPLDGIMPDSFGNFSYSLEVFFATACQIKGPIPKTIQLLKNLTFLALSDNNISGKIPSSIGALEMLQRLYLENNKIEGLIPNELCLLRNLGDLSLGNNQISGSIPNCIANLSRIQRLLLSSNRLTSAVPVNLWNLENLLFLNLSSNIFSGYLPPSMKRSVAVQMVDLSHNQVTGNISSIVGAFPSINSLSLANNLFIGSLPQTLGDLKGLEFLDLSNNNLSGPIPKSLETLKYLNYLNFSFNQLSGEIPSSGAFINFTALSFLENRGLCGRPEFGVPPCMALGTQKSKMANHLLKYVLPGIASTMILIALIYMVTKCRKRDEGIPSSVQGLTTTEHRMISYHQLRRATNGFCESNLLGVGSFGSVYKGILTDGTIVAVKVLNLQMEGAFKSFDAECKVWRRIRHRNLVKIMTTCSNHEVRALVLQYMSNGSLEKWLYSHNYCLTLLQRVSMLIDIALALDYLHHGQSEGVVHCDLKPSNILLDEDMVAHVGDFGLAKIIAINKDATQTRTLGTLGYVAPEYGSAGVVSARGDIYSFGIMLMEIIVRKKPTDEMFAGELTLRQWINASLPDSVLEVVDAGLLSIEDGTRDMNATVNTILSILEIGLGCSEEVAQERINIKDVVPKLTKIKCALEDRNGGVYYP; via the exons atgcgCACCATGTTCATGGAAAAGCTACAAACTTTCCTTTTTGGAGTAGCGCTACTACACTACTCATGCTTCCTTAAGTTGGCCATATCTTCACCTTCCAACTTCACTGATCAGTCTGCTTTGCTTGCCATTCAATCTCAAATCACTTTTGACCCCACCAATACTGTCTTGGGTGGTGGTAGCTGGATCACCAAAACAAGCTTCTGTAATTGGTTTGGGGTCTCTTGCAGTAAACGCAGGCAAAGAGTCACAGCCTTGGACCTTTCCTATATGAATCTCCAAGGCACCATTTCCCCTCATGTTGGCAATCTCTCCTTCCTAATCTCACTTGATCTCCGCAATAACAGCTTCTTGGGGTTCATACCACATGAAATCAGCCGTTTGCATCGCTTGAGGATACTTGTACTTCAAGGTAACAAGTTGGAAGGAAACATCCCTCCAACTTTACAGCTTTGCCACAAGCTCGAGTCCATATCCCTTTCAATAAACAGATTAAGTGGTCTCATACCTAAAGAGTTGGGTTTCCTTCCCAGGGTTCGTAAATTATATCTCGGTGCAAACAATCTCACAGGTGAAATTCCTTCGTCTCTGGGTAACATTTCAACCTTACAAGAATTAAGTCTGGACGAAAATGGTCTCACAGGTTCATTCCCTTCTGCTCTACTCAACGTATCTACTCTAGCTCTTATTTCCCTATCTGGCAATTACATGTCAGGTAGTCTTCCTGTAGATCTTTGCCGTAATTGGCCTAATACTTATTACATTTCTCTATCTGGCAACAAATTCGGTGGCCAACTGACTTTCGGAATAAGCCAATGTAGAGAGCTTGAGATCTTATCTCTGTCATACAATAATTTTGTCGGAAGTATTCCGGGAGAAATTGGGAGTTTACAACATCTTAAAACTCTATTTCTTGGTGTCAATAACCTAACTGGTGCTATACCTCCAACAATAGGTAACCTGTCAAACTTGCAGTTCTTTACTGTTCCAGATAATAATTTAGAGGGAAGTATTCCAAGTGATTTGGGGCATCTTTCTAAACTAAATTATCTCTCTTTTGCTCGGAATAGCCTAACAGGTGAAATACCTGAGTCCATTTTCAATATCTCCTCCTTAAATACTTTACAAGTACAAACTAATGCTCTTTCTGGAGAATTTCCTTCTCGAGCTATGATTTCTAACCTCAATACCCTATACTGTTATACCAATCACATTACAGGAAATCTACCAtcctatttttcaaatttaagcCAGCTTGTTGAGCTTGATGTTTCCAACAACTCACTTTATGGACCAATACCCATGAACCTTGGTAGATCAAAATACCTCGAATTCCTTAACTTGGGAGGAAATCAGTTGTCAGGGGAACCTGGAGTTCTTGAACTTAGGTTCCTTTCTTCTATATTTAATAGCAGTTCACTGAAACATTTATTTTTGAGTAAAAATCCTCTAGACGGGATCATGCCCGATTCATTTGGAAATTTCTCATATTCCCTCGAGGTATTTTTTGCAACTGCCTGCCAGATTAAGGGCCCTATACCCAAGACGATTCAGTTGTTGAAAAATCTGACCTTCCTTGCCTTAAGTGACAACAATATTAGTGGGAAAATACCATCATCAATTGGAGCATTGGAAATGTTGCAGAGATTGTATCTTGAAAACAACAAGATTGAAGGGCTCATTCCTAATGAGCTTTGTCTTTTAAGGAACCTGGGAGATCTATCACTAGGAAATAATCAAATCTCTGGATCAATCCCAAATTGCATTGCAAATCTCAGTCGCATTCAAAGACTTCTTCTAAGTTCCAATAGATTGACATCTGCAGTACCAGTGAATTTATGGAATCTTGAAAATCTTCTGTTCTTAAATTTGTCATCCAATATTTTCAGTGGATACTTACCTCCAAGCATGAAAAGGTCGGTTGCTGTTCAGATGGTCGACTTATCTCACAATCAAGTTACTGGGAACATTTCAAGCATTGTCGGAGCCTTCCCAAGCATAAACTCTCTGAGCTTAGCAAACAACTTGTTTATAGGATCTCTTCCGCAAACTTTGGGTGATCTGAAAGGATTGGAGTTTTTGGACCTATCAAACAATAATCTGTCTGGGCCAATTCCAAAGTCTCTTGAAACACTGAAATATCTGAACTACTTAAATTTCTCTTTTAATCAACTCTCTGGAGAGATTCCTTCTAGTGGAGCTTTTATCAACTTCACTGCCCTATCATTTTTGGAGAATAGAGGCCTTTGTGGGAGACCGGAGTTTGGAGTCCCACCTTGCATGGCTCTTGGAACTCAGAAGTCAAAGATGGCAAATCATTTACTCAAGTATGTTCTTCCAGGCATTGCATCAACAATGATCTTGATAGCTCTCATATACATGGTGACAAAGTGTCGAAAAAGAGATGAAGGCATTCCAAGTTCAGTACAAGGGTTAACAACAACAGAGCATAGAATGatatcatatcatcaactcCGTCGTGCTACAAATGGCTTCTGTGAAAGCAACTTGCTTGGAGTTGGAAGTTTTGGCTCGGTATACAAGGGGATTTTAACAGATGGGACAATTGTTGCTGTTAAAGTTCTAAATTTGCAAATGGAGGGAGCCTTTAAAAGTTTTGACGCAGAATGTAAAGTTTGGCGGAGAATTCGGCACAGAAATCTTGTCAAGATCATGACTACATGCTCTAACCATGAGGTAAGAGCTTTGGTGCTGCAATACATGTCTAATGGCAGCCTTGAGAAGTGGCTATACTCTCACAACTATTGTTTGACTCTTCTGCAAAGAGTGAGCATGTTGATCGACATTGCACTGGCTTTGGACTATCTCCATCATGGTCAATCAGAAGGTGTGGTGCACTGTGATTTGAAGCCTAGCAATATCCTTCTCGATGAAGACATGGTTGCACATGTTGGAGACTTCGGGCTTGCAAAAATTATAGCAATTAACAAAGATGCAACACAGACTAGAACTCTCGGCACACTCGGCTACGTTGCACCAG AGTACGGTTCTGCCGGAGTAGTGTCCGCAAGAGGTGATATTTATAGTTTTGGGATAATGTTGATGGAAATAATTGTGAGAAAGAAACCCACAGATGAAATGTTTGCTGGAGAACTGACTTTGAGACAATGGATAAATGCTTCGCTTCCTGACAGTGTTCTCGAAGTAGTGGATGCTGGCCTATTGAGCATAGAAGATGGAACTAGAGACATGAATGCCACAGTAAATACCATTTTGTCAATACTGGAAATAGGTTTGGGATGTTCTGAAGAAGTGGCTCAGGAAAGAATCAACATTAAGGATGTAGTGCCCAAGCTCACGAAAATAAAATGTGCACTAGAAGATAGAAATGGAGGTGTTTATTATCCATGA